A single region of the Sphingomonas sp. LY29 genome encodes:
- the feoB gene encoding ferrous iron transporter B: MIELPLVAVVGNPNAGKSVLFNALTGARQKVGNYPGVTVERHVGRASLPDGSAIELVDLPGAYGLDPTSPDEEVTRDVLLGKQQGERLPQALLIVVDASNLDNHLRFALQLIDLGLPTVVALNMVDLAKRDGLELDAKRLEEQLGVPVIETVAVRKRGLDELRTTLGDLLATPTKIRAGDGPSHDPLLLQRRARDIAMASILSETPTRLITHRLDGVLLHPFIGPLILAAVLFVMFQAVFAWSAVPADALEAATIGLGQAIGDAMPSGVLRSLVVDGLFAGVGAVIVFLPQILILFLFILVLESTGYMVRAAFLMDRLMSHAGLSGRAFIPLLSSFACAVPGIMATRTIADPKDRLTTILVAPLMTCSARLPVYTLIIAAFIPERSLAPGIGLQGVVMFVLYLAGIVGALIAAVALRKTVVKGGGGAFMMELPKYQMPRLADVAIGLWQRAAIFLKRAGTIILLTTVILWALASFPQAGPGQKQSDVSIAGRIGDAIHVVVAPIGFNKDISLALLPAMAAREVAVAAIGTVYSLDAEDEGGLQTLEQRIAGRWSLATALAFLAWFVFAPQCISTIAVTRRETNGWKWPIFMVTYLFVLAYIAAGATYWTAVALGLG, encoded by the coding sequence ATGATCGAACTCCCGCTGGTCGCGGTCGTCGGCAACCCCAATGCCGGCAAGAGCGTCCTGTTCAACGCGCTGACCGGCGCTCGCCAGAAGGTCGGCAACTACCCCGGCGTCACGGTCGAGCGCCACGTCGGCCGCGCCAGCCTGCCCGACGGGTCGGCAATCGAACTGGTTGACTTGCCCGGCGCCTACGGCCTCGACCCGACCAGTCCCGACGAGGAAGTCACTCGCGATGTCCTGCTCGGCAAGCAGCAGGGCGAACGGCTTCCGCAGGCGCTTCTGATCGTCGTCGATGCCTCCAATCTCGACAACCATCTTCGCTTTGCCTTGCAGCTGATCGACCTCGGCCTGCCGACGGTGGTTGCGCTCAACATGGTCGACCTTGCCAAGCGGGACGGGCTCGAACTTGACGCCAAGCGGCTCGAGGAACAGCTCGGCGTTCCGGTGATCGAAACCGTCGCGGTGCGGAAGCGCGGGCTCGACGAGCTTCGCACCACGCTCGGCGACCTGCTCGCCACGCCGACGAAGATCCGCGCCGGCGACGGGCCGAGCCACGATCCGCTGCTGCTGCAACGCCGCGCGCGCGATATCGCGATGGCCTCGATCCTCAGCGAAACGCCGACCCGTCTGATCACGCATCGCCTCGACGGCGTGCTGCTCCACCCCTTCATCGGCCCGCTGATCCTCGCCGCCGTCCTGTTCGTCATGTTCCAGGCGGTGTTCGCCTGGTCCGCGGTCCCCGCCGACGCGCTGGAGGCGGCAACGATCGGACTGGGCCAGGCGATCGGCGACGCGATGCCCAGCGGCGTTCTGCGCTCGCTGGTTGTCGACGGGCTGTTCGCGGGCGTCGGCGCAGTGATCGTTTTCCTGCCGCAGATCCTGATCCTGTTTCTATTCATCCTCGTCCTCGAATCGACCGGCTACATGGTCCGCGCCGCCTTCCTGATGGACCGGCTGATGAGTCATGCCGGGCTGTCGGGGCGGGCGTTCATCCCACTGCTGTCGAGCTTCGCCTGCGCAGTGCCGGGGATCATGGCGACGCGCACAATCGCCGATCCCAAGGACCGGCTGACGACGATCCTCGTCGCGCCGTTGATGACCTGCTCGGCGCGGCTTCCGGTCTACACGCTGATCATCGCCGCCTTCATTCCCGAGCGCTCGCTCGCGCCCGGGATCGGGCTGCAGGGCGTGGTGATGTTCGTGCTCTACCTCGCCGGGATCGTCGGCGCGCTGATCGCCGCGGTCGCTCTGCGCAAGACCGTGGTGAAAGGCGGCGGCGGGGCGTTCATGATGGAATTGCCCAAATATCAGATGCCGCGCCTCGCCGACGTCGCGATCGGCCTGTGGCAGCGCGCGGCGATTTTCCTCAAGCGCGCGGGCACGATCATCCTGTTGACCACTGTCATCCTGTGGGCGCTGGCCAGCTTCCCGCAGGCGGGACCGGGGCAGAAACAAAGCGACGTGTCGATCGCGGGGCGGATCGGCGATGCGATCCACGTCGTCGTCGCGCCGATCGGCTTCAACAAGGACATCAGCCTCGCGCTCTTGCCCGCCATGGCCGCGCGCGAAGTCGCGGTCGCGGCGATCGGCACCGTCTATTCGCTCGATGCCGAGGACGAAGGCGGGCTGCAGACGCTCGAACAACGGATCGCGGGCCGATGGAGCCTCGCCACCGCGCTCGCCTTCCTCGCCTGGTTCGTGTTCGCGCCGCAGTGCATCTCGACCATCGCCGTCACCCGCCGCGAAACCAACGGGTGGAAGTGGCCGATCTTCATGGTCACCTACCTGTTCGTGCTGGCCTATATCGCCGCCGGCGCGACCTACTGGACCGCGGTCGCCTTGGGGCTCGGATAG
- the ssb gene encoding single-stranded DNA-binding protein, whose product MAGVNKVILVGNLGQDPESRSFSNGGEVVNLRIATSETWKDRDGNRQEKTEWHSVAIFNENLGRVAKSYLRKGSKVYIEGQLQTRKWQDQSGADRYTTEIVLQKFRGELVLLDARGEGGGGSGGGDYGSSSGGGGGGFGGSGYGGGGSKPQSRPQPSAFDSDLDDDVPF is encoded by the coding sequence ATGGCCGGCGTGAACAAGGTGATTTTGGTGGGCAATCTGGGCCAGGACCCGGAAAGCCGCTCGTTCAGCAACGGCGGCGAGGTGGTCAACCTGCGAATCGCCACGTCGGAAACCTGGAAGGACCGTGACGGCAACCGCCAGGAAAAGACCGAATGGCATTCGGTCGCGATCTTCAACGAAAACCTCGGCCGTGTCGCCAAGAGCTATTTGCGCAAGGGTTCGAAGGTTTACATCGAAGGCCAGCTTCAAACCCGCAAGTGGCAGGACCAGTCGGGCGCCGACCGCTACACGACCGAGATCGTGCTCCAGAAATTCCGCGGTGAACTCGTCCTGCTCGACGCGCGCGGCGAAGGAGGCGGCGGTTCGGGCGGCGGCGACTATGGATCGTCCTCGGGCGGCGGTGGCGGCGGCTTTGGCGGCTCGGGTTATGGCGGCGGCGGCTCGAAGCCCCAGTCGCGCCCGCAACCGTCGGCGTTCGACAGCGACCTCGACGACGACGTGCCGTTCTAA
- a CDS encoding DUF177 domain-containing protein, with translation MSDFAHRLSLDSIRTGDRIDLVATPEECQAVADRLRLLSLDRLDAHAVLMRDGDTVLATGRLKAALTQACVATGEPVSEHVDEAFSLRFIPAPTGVPGDEEVELKADDLDTSFHDGAAIDLGTAVADTLALELDPYPRSANAEEALREAGVVSEEEAGPFAALAALKAKMGGSDA, from the coding sequence ATGAGCGATTTTGCACACCGCCTGTCGCTCGATTCGATCCGCACCGGCGATCGCATCGATTTGGTCGCGACGCCCGAGGAATGCCAGGCGGTCGCGGACCGGCTGCGGCTGCTTTCGCTCGATCGGCTCGACGCGCATGCGGTGCTGATGCGCGATGGCGATACCGTGCTGGCGACTGGAAGGCTGAAGGCCGCGCTCACCCAAGCGTGCGTCGCGACGGGCGAGCCGGTGTCGGAGCATGTCGACGAGGCGTTCAGCCTGCGCTTCATCCCCGCGCCGACCGGCGTTCCGGGGGACGAGGAGGTCGAGCTGAAGGCCGACGACCTCGACACCAGTTTCCACGACGGCGCGGCGATCGACCTCGGCACCGCGGTCGCCGATACGCTGGCGCTGGAGCTAGATCCCTATCCGCGCAGCGCGAACGCCGAAGAGGCGCTGCGGGAGGCGGGCGTGGTCAGCGAGGAAGAAGCGGGACCCTTCGCTGCACTCGCCGCGCTCAAGGCGAAGATGGGCGGATCCGACGCCTAG
- a CDS encoding ubiquinol-cytochrome C chaperone family protein: protein MRSIMAMFRPKGPDAGPLYAAVVAEARRPAWYREGAVADTLDGRFAVLASLTALTILRLETGEEAAVRHSVALTESFIADMDAQMREQGFGDPSIGKQVRSMVGALATRVDRWRNAREDRDLWEDAVRFSVYRDSLPPVETALTYSSEALRRFDEGLSGLNDRHLIEGKIG, encoded by the coding sequence ATGCGCTCGATCATGGCGATGTTTCGCCCCAAGGGACCCGACGCGGGGCCGCTCTATGCCGCGGTCGTCGCGGAGGCTCGCCGCCCGGCCTGGTACCGCGAAGGCGCGGTGGCGGACACGCTCGACGGTCGTTTCGCGGTGCTCGCCAGCCTGACCGCGCTCACCATCCTGCGCCTCGAGACGGGCGAGGAAGCCGCGGTGCGCCACTCGGTCGCGCTGACCGAGAGCTTCATCGCCGACATGGATGCGCAGATGCGCGAACAGGGGTTCGGCGATCCGTCGATCGGCAAGCAGGTTCGATCGATGGTCGGGGCGCTGGCGACGCGGGTCGACCGCTGGCGCAATGCGCGCGAGGATCGCGACCTATGGGAAGATGCGGTGCGCTTCAGCGTCTATCGCGATTCGCTTCCGCCGGTCGAAACCGCGCTGACCTATTCGAGCGAGGCGTTGCGCCGGTTCGACGAAGGCCTGTCCGGGCTGAACGACCGCCACCTGATCGAAGGAAAAATCGGATGA
- a CDS encoding outer membrane protein assembly factor BamE — protein sequence MTKRAIAATIALGLTLSACAGIRDHRGYVIDRTLADAIQPGIDNKESVTRSLGRPTLTGQFDANEWIYLSRDTAQLAFRNPRVTDQEVLRIRFDAAGNVASVQKSGEELIASVAPSGDATPTLGRQRSFFSELFGGIGTISQPGLPGSSPQ from the coding sequence ATGACCAAGCGCGCCATCGCAGCGACCATCGCCCTCGGACTGACGCTCAGCGCCTGCGCCGGGATCCGCGATCATCGCGGCTACGTCATCGACCGCACGCTCGCCGACGCCATCCAGCCGGGAATCGACAATAAGGAATCGGTGACCCGTTCGCTCGGCCGCCCGACCCTGACCGGCCAGTTCGACGCGAACGAGTGGATCTACCTGTCGCGCGACACCGCGCAGCTTGCTTTCCGCAACCCGCGCGTCACCGACCAGGAAGTGCTCCGCATCCGCTTCGACGCGGCGGGCAACGTCGCTTCGGTCCAGAAGAGCGGCGAGGAGTTGATCGCCTCGGTCGCGCCGTCGGGCGACGCCACACCGACGCTTGGCCGCCAGCGCAGCTTCTTCTCCGAACTGTTCGGCGGAATCGGCACCATCTCGCAGCCCGGCCTTCCCGGTTCGAGCCCCCAGTAA